The Klebsiella sp. RHBSTW-00484 genome includes a window with the following:
- the arsC gene encoding arsenate reductase (glutaredoxin) (This arsenate reductase requires both glutathione and glutaredoxin to convert arsenate to arsenite, after which the efflux transporter formed by ArsA and ArsB can extrude the arsenite from the cell, providing resistance.): MSDTVKIYHNPRCSKSRDTLSLLKANGIDPEVVLYLETPPDAATLRQLLKMLGMASARELMRQKEDLYKSLDLANPQLSEDALIQAMIDNPKLIERPIVVSHGEARIGRPPEQVLEIVS, encoded by the coding sequence ATGTCCGATACGGTCAAAATCTATCACAACCCTCGCTGCTCCAAGAGTCGCGACACATTAAGCCTGCTGAAAGCCAACGGCATCGATCCTGAAGTGGTGCTTTATCTGGAGACGCCGCCGGACGCCGCTACGCTGCGTCAGCTGCTGAAGATGTTGGGGATGGCCAGCGCTCGTGAATTGATGCGCCAGAAAGAAGATCTGTATAAATCGCTGGATCTCGCTAACCCACAACTTAGCGAAGATGCGCTAATCCAGGCGATGATCGACAATCCAAAGCTGATTGAACGGCCTATCGTAGTGAGCCACGGCGAAGCAAGAATCGGCCGCCCACCTGAGCAAGTTCTGGAAATTGTCAGCTAG
- the bepA gene encoding beta-barrel assembly-enhancing protease, with product MFRQLKKTLVATVIASLTLGSILPAFADSADTLPDMGTSAGSTLSIGQELQMGDYYVRQLRGSAPLINDPLLVQYINGLGMRLVSHANSVRTPFHFYLINNDQINAFAFFGGNVVLHSALFRYSDNESELASVMAHEISHVTQRHLARAMEDQKRNAPLTWVGALGSILLAMASPQAGMAALTGTLAGTQQGMISFTRQNEEEADRIGIQVLQRSGFDPQAMPAFMGKLLDESRYSTRPPEMLLTHPLPESRLSDARNRANQMRPVVVQSSADFYLAKARTLGMYTSGDNKLGNDLLSSWEKGNIREQHAAQYGRALLAMGNDNYALASKTLQPLLSADSQNAWYLDLATDIDLGQKKATEAINRLKSARELRTNPVLQLNLANALLEGGQPAEAANILNRYTFNYKDDANGWDLLAQAEAKLGNRDQELAARAEGMALVGRLDQAITLLSSASSQVKLGSLQQARYDARIDQLRQLQERFKPYQKM from the coding sequence ATGTTCAGGCAGTTGAAGAAAACGCTGGTGGCAACCGTCATAGCGTCGCTGACGCTGGGTTCGATATTACCTGCTTTTGCCGACTCCGCAGACACCCTGCCGGACATGGGCACCTCCGCAGGAAGCACGCTCTCCATTGGCCAGGAATTGCAGATGGGGGATTATTATGTACGCCAGCTGCGCGGTAGCGCACCGCTAATCAATGACCCGCTGCTGGTACAATACATTAACGGCTTAGGTATGCGTCTGGTTTCGCACGCCAATTCAGTGCGAACGCCGTTCCACTTTTATCTAATCAATAACGATCAAATTAACGCCTTTGCATTCTTCGGCGGTAACGTTGTGCTGCACTCGGCCCTTTTCCGCTATTCCGATAACGAAAGCGAGCTGGCGTCGGTCATGGCGCACGAAATTTCTCACGTCACCCAGCGCCACCTTGCCCGCGCGATGGAAGACCAAAAGCGTAACGCTCCGCTGACTTGGGTCGGCGCGCTGGGATCGATTCTTCTGGCGATGGCAAGTCCGCAGGCCGGGATGGCGGCGCTCACCGGGACCCTGGCGGGAACCCAGCAGGGAATGATCAGCTTTACCCGGCAAAACGAAGAAGAGGCCGACCGCATTGGTATTCAGGTTCTTCAGCGTTCTGGTTTCGATCCGCAGGCGATGCCGGCATTTATGGGCAAGCTGCTTGATGAATCGCGCTACTCTACTCGTCCGCCGGAAATGCTGCTGACGCACCCCCTGCCGGAAAGCCGTCTGTCCGACGCCCGCAACCGCGCAAACCAGATGCGTCCGGTCGTCGTCCAGTCCTCGGCTGACTTCTATCTGGCGAAAGCCCGTACGCTTGGCATGTACACCTCCGGCGACAACAAGCTGGGCAATGATCTGCTAAGCAGCTGGGAGAAAGGGAATATCCGCGAACAGCATGCCGCGCAATACGGTCGCGCCCTGCTGGCGATGGGCAACGACAATTACGCGCTGGCGAGCAAAACGCTGCAGCCGCTGCTGAGTGCTGATTCGCAAAACGCCTGGTATCTTGACCTGGCAACCGATATTGACCTTGGGCAGAAGAAAGCGACGGAGGCGATTAATCGCCTGAAAAGTGCCCGTGAGCTGCGAACCAATCCGGTGCTGCAATTAAACCTTGCCAACGCCTTGCTGGAAGGCGGGCAACCGGCAGAAGCGGCGAATATCCTAAATCGCTACACTTTTAATTATAAAGATGACGCCAACGGTTGGGATTTACTGGCGCAGGCGGAAGCCAAACTCGGCAATCGCGATCAGGAGCTGGCCGCACGGGCGGAAGGCATGGCGCTGGTTGGCCGACTCGATCAGGCCATTACGCTGCTCAGCAGCGCCAGCTCGCAGGTGAAATTAGGCAGTTTGCAACAGGCTCGCTACGATGCGCGCATCGATCAGCTGCGCCAGCTGCAAGAACGCTTCAAACCGTACCAGAAAATGTAA
- a CDS encoding AI-2E family transporter, protein MLQMLMQWYRRRFSDPEAIALLVILLAGFGIMFFFSGLLAPLLVSIVLAYLLEWPTVRLERIGFSRTWATSVVLILFVGILLLMAFVVMPVAWQQGIYLIRDMPGMLNKLSDFAATVPRRYPALMDAGIIDAMAENMRGRMLTVGDSVVKYSLASLVGLLTLAVYLVLVPLMVFFLLKDKEQMLNAVRRVLPRNRGLAGQVWKEMNQQITNYIRGKVLEMIVVGVATWIGFILFGLNYSLLLAVLVGFSVLIPYIGAFVVTIPVVGVALFQFGAGTEFWSLFAVYLIIQGLDGNLLVPVLFSEAVNLHPLVIILSVVIFGGLWGFWGVFFAIPLATLIKAVVHAWPDGLIVEDVEEEN, encoded by the coding sequence ATGCTTCAGATGTTAATGCAGTGGTACCGCCGTCGGTTCAGCGATCCGGAGGCGATAGCGCTGCTGGTCATTTTGCTGGCCGGGTTCGGCATTATGTTTTTCTTCAGCGGCCTGCTGGCACCTCTATTAGTGTCCATCGTGCTGGCCTATCTGCTTGAATGGCCAACGGTCAGGCTGGAGCGTATCGGTTTTTCTCGTACCTGGGCCACCTCGGTGGTCCTGATTCTGTTCGTCGGCATTCTGCTATTGATGGCGTTTGTAGTGATGCCGGTTGCCTGGCAGCAGGGCATTTATCTGATTCGTGATATGCCGGGGATGCTGAACAAACTTTCTGATTTTGCCGCGACGGTGCCGCGCCGTTATCCGGCCTTAATGGATGCCGGAATTATCGACGCCATGGCGGAGAATATGCGCGGGCGGATGTTAACCGTCGGTGATTCGGTAGTGAAATATTCGCTTGCCTCGCTGGTCGGGCTGCTGACTTTGGCGGTCTATCTGGTATTGGTGCCGCTGATGGTTTTCTTTCTGCTGAAAGACAAAGAGCAGATGCTTAACGCCGTGCGCCGTGTGCTGCCGCGCAATCGCGGGCTGGCAGGGCAGGTGTGGAAAGAGATGAACCAGCAAATTACCAACTATATTCGCGGTAAGGTGCTGGAGATGATCGTCGTCGGCGTGGCGACGTGGATTGGTTTTATCCTTTTCGGGCTTAACTATTCATTGTTGCTGGCGGTGCTGGTTGGGTTTTCAGTACTGATTCCCTACATTGGCGCTTTTGTGGTTACCATTCCTGTGGTCGGCGTGGCGCTATTTCAGTTTGGCGCGGGCACCGAATTCTGGAGCCTGTTCGCGGTTTACCTGATTATTCAGGGGCTGGATGGCAACCTGCTGGTGCCGGTGCTGTTCTCCGAAGCCGTTAACCTGCACCCGCTGGTGATTATTCTGTCGGTGGTTATCTTCGGCGGCCTGTGGGGATTCTGGGGCGTGTTCTTCGCGATTCCACTGGCGACGCTAATCAAAGCGGTGGTGCATGCCTGGCCGGATGGCCTGATAGTGGAAGACGTAGAAGAAGAGAATTAG
- the bcp gene encoding thioredoxin-dependent thiol peroxidase has product MNPLKAGDIAPKFSLPDQDGEEVNLTDFQGQRVLVYFYPKAMTPGCTVQACGLRDNMDDLKKAGVEVLGISTDKPEKLSRFAEKELLNFTLLSDENHQVCEQFGIWGEKTFMGKTYDGIHRTSFLIDADGKIEHVFDDFKTSNHHDVVLNWLKENA; this is encoded by the coding sequence ATGAACCCACTGAAAGCCGGTGACATTGCACCGAAATTTAGCTTACCAGACCAGGACGGCGAGGAAGTAAATTTGACCGACTTCCAGGGACAGCGTGTTCTGGTTTATTTTTACCCGAAAGCCATGACCCCGGGCTGCACCGTACAAGCGTGTGGTTTACGCGATAATATGGACGACCTGAAAAAAGCAGGCGTTGAAGTACTGGGTATCAGTACTGATAAACCAGAAAAACTCTCCCGCTTCGCCGAAAAGGAGCTGCTGAACTTTACTTTGCTGTCTGACGAGAATCATCAGGTATGCGAACAGTTTGGCATCTGGGGTGAAAAAACGTTTATGGGGAAAACCTACGACGGTATTCACCGTACTAGCTTCCTCATCGATGCCGACGGCAAAATCGAACATGTGTTTGATGATTTCAAAACCAGCAATCACCACGACGTGGTGCTGAACTGGCTGAAAGAAAACGCCTGA
- a CDS encoding glycine cleavage system transcriptional repressor translates to MTASLQHYLVITALGADRPGIVNTITRHVSSCGCNIEDSRLAMLGDEFTFIMLLSGSWNAINLIESTLPLKGAELDLLIVMKRTTARPHQAMQNTVWVQVEVPDSPHIIERFTALCDTWKMNIAELVSRTQPGANDDSAQLFIQITAHSPTTQNASNIEQAFKALCTELNAQGSINIVNYSQHDEQDGV, encoded by the coding sequence TTGACAGCCTCATTACAACACTATCTGGTTATTACCGCGTTGGGTGCTGATCGCCCTGGCATCGTGAATACAATCACTCGCCACGTCAGCAGCTGCGGCTGTAATATCGAAGACAGCCGGCTGGCCATGCTTGGTGACGAGTTTACGTTTATCATGCTGCTCTCCGGCTCGTGGAATGCGATTAACCTGATTGAATCGACTCTGCCGCTGAAAGGTGCCGAGCTTGATCTGCTGATCGTAATGAAGCGTACAACCGCAAGGCCGCATCAGGCGATGCAAAACACCGTCTGGGTTCAGGTTGAGGTGCCGGATTCGCCGCATATTATTGAGCGATTTACTGCCCTGTGCGATACGTGGAAAATGAACATTGCCGAGCTGGTCTCCCGCACCCAACCGGGAGCGAACGACGATTCAGCGCAGCTTTTTATCCAAATCACCGCCCATAGCCCGACTACGCAAAATGCATCAAATATCGAACAAGCGTTCAAAGCCCTATGTACAGAACTGAATGCACAAGGCAGTATTAACATCGTTAATTATTCACAGCATGATGAACAGGATGGAGTTTGA
- the dapA gene encoding 4-hydroxy-tetrahydrodipicolinate synthase, which produces MFTGSIVALITPMDENGNVCRSSLKKLIDYHVASGTSAIVSVGTTGESATLSHEEHGDVVMQTLELADGRIPVIAGTGANATAEAISLTKRFNNSGVVGCLTVTPYYNRPTQEGLFQHFKAIAEHTDLPQILYNVPSRTGCDMLPETVGRLAEVKNIIGIKEATGNLSRVHQIKELVSDDFILLSGDDATGMDFMQLGGHGVISVTTNVAAREMAEMCRLALAGQFAEARAINQRLMPLHTKLFVEPNPIPVKWACKALGLVATDTLRLPMTPITENGTKVVTAALKHAGLL; this is translated from the coding sequence ATGTTTACGGGAAGTATTGTAGCGCTTATCACGCCGATGGATGAAAACGGTAACGTCTGCCGGTCAAGCCTGAAAAAACTGATTGATTACCATGTCGCCAGCGGTACCTCGGCGATCGTTTCGGTAGGCACTACCGGAGAGTCCGCAACATTGAGCCATGAAGAGCATGGTGACGTGGTTATGCAGACGCTGGAGCTGGCTGACGGGCGCATCCCGGTTATCGCGGGTACCGGTGCAAATGCAACCGCAGAGGCGATTAGCCTGACCAAGCGGTTTAACAATAGCGGTGTGGTTGGCTGCCTGACGGTTACGCCTTATTACAACCGTCCGACCCAGGAAGGACTGTTCCAACACTTTAAAGCTATTGCAGAACATACTGACCTGCCGCAAATCCTGTATAATGTGCCGTCCCGTACCGGTTGCGATATGTTGCCGGAAACCGTCGGTCGTCTGGCGGAAGTTAAAAATATTATCGGTATTAAGGAAGCGACGGGGAACTTAAGTCGCGTTCATCAGATCAAAGAGCTGGTTTCAGATGACTTTATTCTGCTGAGCGGCGATGACGCGACGGGAATGGACTTTATGCAGCTTGGCGGTCACGGCGTGATTTCCGTAACCACAAACGTTGCGGCGCGCGAAATGGCTGAAATGTGCCGACTGGCTCTGGCTGGTCAATTCGCCGAAGCTCGGGCGATTAATCAGCGTCTGATGCCGTTGCATACAAAATTATTTGTCGAACCCAACCCTATCCCGGTCAAATGGGCATGTAAGGCGTTGGGTCTTGTGGCGACCGATACGCTACGCCTGCCGATGACCCCGATTACCGAAAACGGTACTAAGGTTGTCACCGCAGCGTTGAAGCATGCCGGTTTGCTGTAA
- the bamC gene encoding outer membrane protein assembly factor BamC: MAYSVQKSRLAKVAGVSLVLLLAACSSDSRYKRQVSGDEAYLQATPLSELHAPAGMILPVQVGDYNIPVAASTGNTGKALDIRPPAQPLALVSGARTQFNGDTATLMVENGRSGSLWAQVASIMQSKNYTIAKRDDASQTLNTDWVEWNRLDEDQQYRGRYQISVKQQGYQQAVVVKLVNLEQAGKPVADPASLQRYSTAMLNVISEGLDLNATSAQNAAQKNAGATFDVQSGADDTGLPMLVVRAPFNLVWQRLPGALEKVGMKVTDSSRSQGSFSVTYKPLSDSGWTDLGARDPQLVSGDYKLQVGDLDNRSSLQFIDPKGHTLTQSQNDALVAVFQAALSK; the protein is encoded by the coding sequence ATGGCTTACTCAGTACAGAAGTCGCGCCTGGCGAAGGTTGCGGGTGTTTCGCTGGTTCTACTCCTCGCGGCCTGTAGTTCTGACTCGCGCTATAAGCGTCAGGTGAGCGGCGACGAGGCCTATTTGCAGGCAACGCCGCTTAGTGAACTTCACGCGCCAGCAGGGATGATCCTGCCGGTTCAGGTGGGTGATTATAATATTCCGGTTGCTGCCAGCACCGGTAACACAGGCAAGGCTCTGGATATCCGTCCTCCGGCTCAGCCTCTGGCACTGGTTAGCGGCGCGCGCACTCAGTTTAACGGTGATACCGCGACGCTGATGGTGGAGAACGGTCGCAGCGGTTCGCTGTGGGCGCAGGTGGCAAGCATCATGCAGTCGAAAAACTACACTATCGCGAAACGCGATGATGCCAGCCAGACGCTGAATACCGACTGGGTCGAATGGAATCGCCTCGATGAAGACCAGCAGTACCGTGGTCGCTATCAAATCTCAGTTAAACAGCAGGGCTATCAGCAAGCAGTGGTCGTGAAGTTGGTGAATCTGGAGCAGGCGGGTAAACCGGTTGCCGATCCGGCTTCGCTTCAGCGCTACAGTACTGCCATGTTGAACGTCATTTCCGAAGGTCTGGATCTGAACGCTACCAGCGCTCAGAACGCCGCGCAGAAAAATGCCGGGGCGACCTTCGACGTGCAGAGCGGTGCGGATGATACCGGTCTGCCGATGCTGGTCGTTCGCGCACCGTTTAACCTGGTGTGGCAACGCCTGCCGGGCGCGCTGGAAAAAGTGGGTATGAAGGTAACCGATAGCTCCCGTTCTCAGGGTAGCTTCTCCGTAACCTACAAACCCCTATCCGACAGCGGCTGGACCGATCTGGGCGCTCGCGACCCGCAGTTGGTATCCGGCGATTATAAACTGCAGGTCGGGGACCTCGATAACCGCAGTAGTCTGCAGTTCATCGACCCGAAAGGACATACCCTGACGCAGTCGCAAAATGACGCCCTGGTTGCCGTATTCCAGGCCGCATTAAGTAAGTAA
- the purC gene encoding phosphoribosylaminoimidazolesuccinocarboxamide synthase yields the protein MKKLAELYRGKAKTVYSTENPDLLVLEFRNDTSAGDGARIEQFDRKGMVNNKFNYFIMSKLAQAGIPTQMEALLSDTECLVKKLDMVPVECVVRNRAAGSLVKRLGIEEGIELNPPLFDLFLKNDAMHDPMVNESYCETFGWVSKENLARMQELTYKANDVLKKLFDDAGLILVDFKLEFGLFKGEVVLGDEFSPDGSRLWDKKTMDKMDKDRFRQSLGGLIEAYEEVARRLGVELD from the coding sequence ATGAAAAAGCTAGCTGAGTTGTATCGTGGTAAAGCGAAGACCGTTTACAGCACCGAAAACCCGGATCTGCTGGTACTCGAATTCCGTAACGATACGTCAGCAGGTGACGGTGCTCGCATTGAGCAGTTCGATCGTAAAGGCATGGTGAACAACAAGTTCAACTATTTCATTATGAGCAAACTGGCGCAAGCGGGTATCCCGACCCAGATGGAAGCGCTGTTGTCCGATACCGAATGTCTGGTGAAAAAGCTGGATATGGTGCCGGTGGAGTGCGTTGTGCGTAACCGCGCTGCCGGTTCGCTGGTGAAACGTTTAGGGATTGAAGAGGGCATCGAGCTGAACCCGCCGCTATTTGATCTGTTCCTGAAAAACGACGCCATGCACGACCCGATGGTCAACGAATCCTACTGCGAAACTTTCGGCTGGGTGAGTAAAGAGAACCTGGCGCGTATGCAGGAACTGACCTACAAAGCTAACGACGTGCTGAAAAAGCTGTTTGACGATGCGGGCCTGATCCTCGTGGACTTCAAGCTGGAGTTTGGTCTGTTTAAAGGCGAAGTGGTGCTGGGCGACGAGTTCTCTCCGGACGGCAGCCGTCTGTGGGACAAAAAGACCATGGATAAAATGGACAAAGACCGTTTCCGCCAGAGCCTCGGTGGCTTGATTGAAGCCTATGAAGAAGTTGCCCGTCGTCTGGGCGTAGAACTGGACTAA
- the ypfJ gene encoding KPN_02809 family neutral zinc metallopeptidase, translating into MRWQGRRESDNVEDRRGQSGSPMGGGGGFRLPSGKGGIVLLIIIVVAGYYGVDLTGMLTGEPVSQQQTTTQRSISPQDEEAAKFTKVVLADTEDTWGMIFKDMGRQYPQPKLVMYRGATRTACGTGQSVMGPFYCPADSTVYIDLSFYDEMKTKLGAGGDFAQGYVIAHEVGHHVQKLLGIESKVRQLQQNASPAEANRLSVKMELQADCFAGVWGYNMQKQDVMEVGDLQEALNAAEAIGDDRLQQQSQGRVVPDSFTHGTSQQRYTWFKRGFDSGDPAQCNTFGKAL; encoded by the coding sequence ATGCGCTGGCAAGGGCGTCGCGAAAGCGACAATGTTGAAGATCGCCGTGGTCAATCCGGTTCACCGATGGGCGGAGGTGGCGGTTTTCGTCTCCCCAGCGGGAAAGGCGGCATCGTGCTGCTGATTATCATTGTGGTGGCGGGATATTACGGCGTTGATTTAACCGGCATGTTAACCGGTGAACCGGTGTCACAACAGCAAACCACCACTCAACGCTCTATTAGTCCACAGGATGAAGAAGCCGCGAAGTTCACTAAAGTGGTTCTGGCGGATACGGAAGATACCTGGGGCATGATTTTTAAAGACATGGGTCGTCAGTATCCGCAGCCTAAGCTGGTGATGTATCGCGGCGCGACGCGAACCGCCTGCGGTACTGGCCAGTCGGTAATGGGGCCGTTCTACTGTCCGGCGGATAGTACGGTGTACATCGACCTGTCATTTTACGATGAAATGAAAACTAAGCTCGGCGCGGGCGGCGACTTCGCTCAGGGTTACGTTATCGCCCATGAAGTCGGTCATCATGTACAAAAGCTGCTGGGTATTGAGTCGAAAGTGCGCCAGCTACAGCAGAATGCTTCACCAGCGGAAGCGAACCGCCTGTCAGTTAAAATGGAGCTACAGGCGGACTGCTTCGCGGGCGTCTGGGGCTACAATATGCAGAAGCAGGACGTAATGGAGGTTGGCGACCTGCAGGAGGCGCTGAACGCCGCAGAGGCGATTGGTGATGACCGCTTGCAGCAGCAGAGCCAGGGACGCGTGGTGCCGGACAGCTTTACTCACGGTACATCGCAGCAGCGCTATACCTGGTTTAAACGCGGCTTCGATAGCGGCGACCCGGCGCAGTGCAACACCTTTGGCAAAGCGCTGTAA
- a CDS encoding tRNA(Met) cytidine acetyltransferase TmcA, whose translation MDELLHLTAQMAREGIRRLLVLSGDDAWTFNQAQNLRTLLAGDGLWVGPQPAPEPYTPPGALKTLLGREFQHAFFDAREGFDVAAFAALAGTLRAGSWLILLIPDFSQWPTRPDADSLRWSDTPESVPTPNFVYRFCQQIIADNDSVLWRQGNELTLPAFPLREPWHPADGQPQAEQAAVLAELADFPPGIAALTAERGRGKSALAGMLIRQLAGDAIVTAPARGATDVMAAFAGEGFRFMAPDALLASERNASWLIVDEAAAIPGPLLRQLVERFPRTLLTTTVQGYEGTGRGFLLKFCAGFAHLRQFSLTTPIRWALGCPLEAAIAQLLLFSDETFQHAPAGDTVLENVSQASWQQQPALPEAMYQLLSGAHYRTSPLDLRRMMDAPGQHFTCARSANRVAGALWLVEEGGLESSLSQAVWAGYRRPRGNLVAQSLAAHGGSPQAATLTGLRISRIAVHPVRQREGLGQRLVDWAASQASERDYLSVSFGYTPELWRFWDSCGFMLVRLGTHREASSGCYTAMALYPISAAGRHLAQQEIRRLLRDEHWLRDWRDEPLPLTMLEEAAIFTEEDWLEAAGFAFAHRPLLAAVGSLNRLLMQVNLPLPALRARLERQDEAELCRTLQLSGRKALLARLREEAAQALSNLDATRADALRQQVNMLQFF comes from the coding sequence ATGGATGAACTGCTTCACCTGACGGCGCAAATGGCGCGTGAGGGCATCCGTCGTCTGCTGGTGCTCAGCGGCGATGATGCCTGGACTTTCAACCAGGCGCAAAATCTGCGTACTCTGTTGGCTGGTGATGGGCTGTGGGTTGGCCCGCAGCCGGCGCCGGAGCCGTATACGCCTCCCGGTGCGCTGAAGACCCTCCTGGGCCGGGAATTCCAGCATGCTTTTTTCGATGCGCGTGAGGGGTTCGACGTCGCGGCATTTGCTGCGTTAGCCGGTACGCTGCGCGCAGGAAGCTGGCTGATTTTGCTGATCCCCGATTTTTCCCAATGGCCGACCCGGCCTGACGCTGACTCTCTGCGCTGGAGCGACACTCCCGAGTCGGTCCCCACGCCAAATTTTGTCTATCGTTTCTGCCAGCAAATTATTGCCGATAATGATTCTGTACTCTGGCGACAGGGGAATGAGCTGACATTACCCGCTTTCCCGCTTCGAGAACCCTGGCATCCCGCTGATGGTCAGCCGCAGGCGGAGCAGGCAGCCGTTCTTGCCGAATTGGCTGACTTCCCTCCCGGTATCGCCGCCTTAACCGCAGAGCGCGGACGAGGCAAATCCGCTCTGGCGGGAATGCTTATTCGCCAGCTGGCAGGGGATGCCATCGTCACGGCACCGGCGCGTGGAGCCACAGATGTGATGGCGGCTTTTGCAGGTGAGGGCTTTCGCTTTATGGCTCCCGATGCGTTACTGGCATCAGAGCGCAACGCTTCGTGGCTGATTGTTGATGAGGCCGCCGCCATTCCGGGGCCGCTGTTGCGCCAGCTGGTGGAGCGTTTTCCGCGCACTCTGCTCACGACTACTGTTCAGGGCTACGAAGGCACCGGGCGCGGTTTTCTGCTTAAGTTTTGCGCCGGTTTTGCCCATTTGCGGCAGTTTAGTTTGACGACGCCCATCCGCTGGGCATTGGGCTGCCCGCTGGAGGCGGCTATCGCGCAGTTGCTGTTGTTTAGCGATGAGACCTTTCAGCATGCGCCTGCTGGCGACACGGTACTGGAAAATGTCAGTCAGGCCAGCTGGCAGCAGCAGCCCGCTTTACCGGAGGCGATGTATCAACTGCTCTCCGGGGCGCACTATCGCACTTCTCCTCTCGATTTACGCCGCATGATGGATGCGCCGGGGCAGCATTTTACCTGCGCCCGCAGCGCAAACCGCGTCGCCGGAGCGTTGTGGCTGGTGGAGGAGGGAGGGCTGGAGTCATCGCTCAGCCAGGCCGTATGGGCTGGATATCGCCGCCCGCGTGGTAATCTGGTGGCGCAATCCTTGGCTGCACACGGCGGTAGCCCGCAGGCGGCAACGTTGACGGGCTTGCGTATCAGTCGCATTGCCGTACACCCGGTGCGCCAGCGTGAGGGGCTTGGGCAACGGCTGGTTGATTGGGCGGCGTCTCAGGCGTCGGAGCGGGACTATCTCTCGGTCAGTTTTGGCTACACACCCGAACTGTGGCGTTTTTGGGATAGCTGCGGTTTTATGCTAGTGCGCCTGGGTACTCATCGGGAAGCCAGCAGCGGCTGTTATACCGCGATGGCGCTCTATCCCATCAGCGCGGCTGGCCGACATCTGGCTCAGCAGGAAATCCGCCGGTTGCTGCGCGATGAACACTGGCTGCGCGACTGGCGAGATGAGCCTTTGCCGCTGACTATGCTGGAAGAAGCGGCTATCTTTACTGAAGAGGATTGGCTGGAGGCTGCGGGCTTTGCGTTTGCCCATCGCCCGCTGCTGGCGGCGGTTGGTAGCCTCAATCGGCTGCTCATGCAGGTGAATTTACCGCTGCCTGCTTTGCGCGCACGCCTGGAGCGCCAGGATGAAGCGGAACTTTGCCGCACGTTGCAACTCTCCGGGCGAAAAGCGCTGCTGGCCAGGCTGCGCGAAGAGGCGGCGCAGGCGTTATCAAACCTGGACGCAACGCGCGCGGATGCTCTGCGCCAGCAGGTCAACATGCTGCAATTTTTTTAA
- the ypfH gene encoding esterase: MKHDHFVVQSPATPAQQLLLLFHGVGDNPVAMGQIGSWFAPLFPDALIVSVGGAEPCGPPPGRQWFSVQGVTEENRQQRVDAIMPTFIETVRYWQQQSGVSPQATALIGFSQGAIMSLESVKAQPGLASRVIAFNGRYATLPEKATTATTVHLIHGGEDRVIDLAWAVAGQEALQQAGGDVTLDIVEDLGHAIDDRSMQFALDHLRFTVPKHYFDEALSGSTPKDDDLIELL, from the coding sequence GTGAAACACGATCATTTTGTTGTTCAAAGCCCCGCGACCCCTGCACAGCAACTGCTGCTGCTGTTTCATGGCGTCGGTGATAACCCGGTTGCTATGGGGCAAATCGGCAGCTGGTTTGCGCCGCTCTTTCCCGATGCGCTGATTGTCAGCGTCGGCGGCGCGGAGCCGTGCGGACCGCCTCCGGGACGCCAGTGGTTCTCCGTGCAGGGCGTCACTGAAGAGAACCGCCAGCAGCGCGTGGATGCCATTATGCCGACCTTTATTGAAACAGTTCGCTATTGGCAGCAGCAGAGCGGCGTTAGTCCGCAGGCGACGGCGCTGATCGGCTTCTCGCAGGGGGCGATTATGTCGCTGGAGAGCGTTAAAGCGCAGCCGGGGCTGGCATCGCGGGTGATTGCGTTTAACGGCCGCTATGCAACTCTGCCGGAGAAGGCGACCACGGCGACAACAGTCCACCTGATTCACGGCGGTGAGGATCGTGTTATCGATCTAGCGTGGGCAGTCGCCGGGCAAGAAGCGCTCCAGCAGGCCGGTGGCGATGTGACGCTGGATATTGTTGAAGACCTGGGACACGCGATTGACGATCGCAGCATGCAGTTTGCCCTCGATCATTTGCGTTTTACCGTGCCGAAACACTATTTTGATGAAGCGCTCAGTGGCAGCACGCCGAAAGACGACGATCTAATCGAACTGCTGTAA
- a CDS encoding YpfN family protein: MDWLTKYWWILVLVFLVGVMINVIKDLSRVDHKKFLNNKPELPPHRDCNDKWDDEDDWPKNGQSKKK, encoded by the coding sequence ATGGATTGGCTAACGAAATACTGGTGGATTCTGGTGTTGGTATTTTTAGTGGGCGTGATGATTAACGTGATTAAGGATCTGAGTCGCGTTGACCACAAAAAATTTCTCAACAATAAGCCGGAGCTGCCTCCGCATCGCGATTGCAACGATAAGTGGGACGATGAGGATGACTGGCCTAAGAACGGCCAGTCGAAGAAAAAGTAA